The following coding sequences are from one Liolophura sinensis isolate JHLJ2023 chromosome 12, CUHK_Ljap_v2, whole genome shotgun sequence window:
- the LOC135479005 gene encoding histone H3 → MARTKQTARKSTGGKAPRKQLATKAARKSAPATGGVKKPHRYRPGTVALREIRRYQKSTELLIRKLPFQRLVREIAQDFKTDLRFQSSAVMALQEASESYLVGLFEDTNLCAIHAKRVTIMPKDIQLARRIRGERA, encoded by the coding sequence ATGGCCCGTACCAAGCAGACCGCCCGTAAATCTACTGGAGGAAAGGCTCCCCGTAAGCAGCTCGCCACCAAGGCCGCCAGAAAGAGTGCTCCAGCCACTGGGGGTGTGAAGAAACCTCACAGATACAGGCCTGGAACAGTCGCTCTCCGTGAGATCCGCCGTTATCAGAAATCCACCGAGCTTCTCATCAGGAAGTTGCCCTTCCAGAGGTTAGTGCGTGAAATCGCCCAGGATTTCAAGACCGATCTGCGATTCCAGAGCTCTGCTGTTATGGCTCTTCAGGAGGCCAGCGAATCTTACCTGGTCGGTCTGTTCGAGGACACCAACTTGTGCGCCATCCACGCCAAGAGAGTGACCATCATGCCCAAGGACATCCAGCTGGCCAGACGTATCCGCGGAGAAAGAGCTTAA